TCAATAACGGTCAACTGTGGTGGTCAATGGCggtcaaatgggtcaacatTCGACCAAATCATTCAAGATCCAGCCAAATCGTGGCTAGATCTAATGTTTTCCGACCAAAATGAGTGACAATAAttgtttaagaaaataaaagaatagagagaaattataaaatgggGGGAAGAAGACAGATAATACAgtggggtggggggggggggggggggaaatgaAAATAGGTGACAGAGAAAAAGATATCATGATTTATGACCAAATCATTCAAGATCCGGCCAAATCGTGGCCAGATCTAATGTTTTTCTGACCAAAATGAGTGACAATAGttgtttaagaaaataaaagaagagagagaaaatataaaatggggGGAAGAAGACAGAGAATACAGTGGGGGTGGGGGGAATGAAAATAGGTGAGAGAGAAAAAGATAtcatgatttatttatattcattagAAGATAGAAAAAGTACtctattatattatagatattatatatatatgtatatatattatatttatgtaataaattatgttatttttatacatatgttAATAATAGTTTAgtaatttgaagtttttttgaaaagtttatatttttgaatgatatttgCTTTTATAGatgacatttgatttttttttactattattcttcactctatataaatagtttatatttattactcaGTGCGTTTTTTTCCTTGACGTGTGCTTTTTTTAGCCTCTCGCCTTCTCCTTATTCAGGGTCTTTGTGCTTTTTGAGTTCGTCTTCACTTTCGACAACTATGGACTATATTATGTTactaacataaatataaatatatatacttgtataatAGTTATGTATTATGTGTTCGAACTTAGAAGTGAGCCTTAGTTTCCTTGATTTTGATAAGTAGTTCCTTCTAAACAGTAAAAGTTTCACTAAGGACATTAGTAACATCCTGAACTAGAGCTCCGATCTTTGCGGTAGCACCGGAAACCTTACCAACGTATTCCGTCAACAGATCTTGAAATGCAATGATCGATGGATCGGTTGATGTCATAGCAACtccatcaaaatcaatttcTCTTGAATGGGAACCGACCGACAGTGATTCCATCCGTGCCACGACGGTCTCTAAGTGTTGTATCAGCTTGTCGTTCCTTTGCACACAGTGTTTCTCTCTCTAGAGATTTGAAGTTAGTTTCTCTTAGAAGTTGAAAACATCAAAGGAGATTTGGTGTATTTAGCACGCACTAAGTCATGCGAGCTATATGCTTTTgctacttctttttctttttttaacgaGAGAAaggtacccgcgcattgcggcgtaATGGAGGTGATGgtggggtggtgatgtaatggcggtggtggcggtgatctacctgacggaCTCCGCCCTTAGTCGTACGGCTCCGCCTCAGATTTAAATTTCGgtgaaagtatatcaaatgacctctctaatgaacgaacattaaattttaagaacatccatataacttttataatttatcgatctacggtttttgagataaaagattttgagtaaattgaaggaataaaatgatttatggagcagaaaaaaaaaagagtggttgagatttgaggagaaagaaaaggtattgtagttattttagataaatataaaataaataggatgcgcatttttggaaaataaatgttaaaacttaaaatttagaaagGGCTATttcctttataatatagtacgaGACAAAGTACTCGCGTgttgcggcagtgagatggtgggggtgataggtcatagagtatgataggtcataggaggtgataggttatagagtgtgatagccaaattcCTTAGCCGttcgggctccgccctcggatttaaaaattctttgaaagtcaaatgacatctctaatgaaagagcatgaagttttaagaacacccatataatttttataatttatcgatgtacgatttttaagataaaagattttgaatgaaatagaagaataaattatgatttatggaggggagagaaaaataagtggttgagatttgaggagagagaaaaaaaaatgagtggttgagatttcttttaagggtattatgaataagtgatagGAGTATTTTTAGGTTTTCACTtagttaaagttgaaaaaatgagGGAACAAATCTCTACTAcgttataaagcatttgttccctccaaattttttcaacttttcaacaatgtatacctactaatgcataatgtacaatacatctatatatacatctcaatcaatcatttttctccctcctcaaatctcaactactcatctttctctttcctcaataaattattttattcctctaattcattcaaaatcttttatttcaaaaatcatacatcaataaattataaaaattatagggaAAATTACCTTAATAGGCAATAAAGAGAATGAATATCTaaaagggtaatgatcaatcctcttaaattattagcctaaaaatcctcataattaataggattgtgacatgtagaaaatcagggggtgagattaggaaaaaaaatgagtaaattccatgtgttaacaagtggatatattaggaggattagttagaaggatttatcattttcctatctAAATATAAacacctaaaaaaaattgtttagaAATAGTAACGTATTTTTTACTAAGATGACTCATTACTAAGACTTGATTAGAACCAATAAAAAAGTGACATGTGGCAAGATAATGACATATGggccagaaatatattgaatttaaACTGGTAATAATAATTTAACACACACCTTCGTTCTCTCATATATTCGATTATCCCACTACACATCACACCCAAAACCCAATCAATATCACCAATGATCCAAGCCCAAGAGACAAACAAAAGCTTGAACCATTTACAAGCAATGTGCAAGTGCAGATTATCTCCAAAGTCTATTAAttagttttgttaaatttttttattaatctattAGTCCTTTGTTTTCCTAAAATAGAGTAAGTATGGGGGATGCACAAAAGAAATGGAAACCGAATCTTAAAATCAATGATGATCGATGATGAATAATGATTGTGGGTTTAAGATGAAATCgaaggattgttttttaaactatttttaaaaaaaattatgatgtgTCATGTctacaaaattttttaaaatgtttttattttatttatgatgtcatatctaattaataaaattttaaagataaatagcccattaaattttttcaaaatgttttattttatttatgatgtctacaaatttatttttttattagaaacaaaataaattcttttttatataatatcataaatatctttttatgttttattaatgcaataggtactaatatagataaattattgtgttaatcaatttaatatcttcaaGCCGAGTTATAGTAtaccaataacaaaaattatatacatttttttagatttttattgctAGAAGAAGCGTCTTACTCCTTCATGCATGCTCCACTTGGCTCGGGGGATATAGCTCAGTTGGTAGAGCTCCGCTCTTGCAATTGGGTCGTTGCGATtattgcttttaaaattttagtaaaAGTGTCTGGGTTGAAACCGGGCTAACTAACTAGTGAAATGAGGTTAGGACTTGAATTTAGATTAAATTTGATTGTTTTGTAGAGTATTTGCTTATGAAATTTGGCCCCATATGTCTCTATCTTGTGACatgtcagtttttttttttggttttaatccATTCTTATAGTAAGAAATACTTgactatttttaaataatacttTTATAGATGTCTATATTTGGATATCCCCTGTCATTATTGACTATTAAGGTAATTTTTGTcaaaattatatgggtattattaaaattttatgctcttttattagagatgtcattctatatactttcgacgaattctTAAATCCGATGGTGGAGCCCTGTACGgttaaagcatttggctatcacacgttataacatatcacctcctatgacttatcacctatcaccccatcatcttACCGCCACAACGTACGGGTATTTTGTCTcgtgctttataatgtagtagagatagagatagttatagatattgataattattttttaatttactttttgtattttaaatgcCGAAAGGAATATAGggagttttttttaatggtgaTCACATTTCGgggtgtttttattttttcttttcttgtttattCACCTctttttgattgattaattttgTCTATCCCTTTTATTTTTGCTAATTTTGGTCTAAATTTTGTCTGAAATATCCAATTGATTTTTTGTACATAAGGTATCTCATAGATCatcaaaattttgttaaaataatatagattgataagtttgtatttttgaagaaaaaaaaaacatcaaaatgaGTCGGAAGTAAAAAGAACTCAGTGAATTGTAAAAAGGAAATAAATCATTGATGTTTGTTAGATTTACGAATGCACATAACGTGTGTAAATCATTTGTACACATTGAGTCGCTAATCTATATCACTTGCGAAACGGGAGATTTTATTCGAATGAATGATAAATACAATTGTGTAAATGATAAATACGATTTTATAAGAGAAGATTGTTTTCAGGGTATTAACTAGCATTGTATCCGAGTAATTTTGGTGTTGCGGCACATATTCAGGATGGAGCCGGGAgcctaatttatttatttgagatTTGCTTGGCTATATACTTCTCCGGCACAGAACATACAAAACTACTGAACTTGGTTAgtacacaattattataattgCCTACCCATAGTCAAGAAATAAACAAGTTGCATCTGCCATCTCATCATAATATGTATTGCATTTAGAGTTTGTAATCATAGTTAAAGAGTAACGGCTAATGCGCATGTTGCCATGTTACCATAAGGTAATAATCATTCATAAAACGCTAACTTCAAATggcttttgatataaaaacaaCTAAGTTCaagtacaaaaaagaaagagaactaaccatatatacatatgaatacTTGTGGCATTCGAATACAAGCAATCCGTatctccaacaaaaaaaaatgtttcataGCATGCACAAAATCGATGCCAAATTCTATAAATAGATTATCTGATCGCTAGTGTACCTCCTCTTGTTTATGTGTAGTCTCCTAGACAAATAATAATCTCCAAATATCATCTTTGCTTATCACCAGCAATTGGAAAAGGAACTTTAGTGACagcaggtgcaactggacgggGTATAAATGAGTCCCTAGGCTGACGAGATTCCTGTAAGTCATGAACAAGGCGTATGCTCAAGAGATATTAGAAAAATGCAAAATCGTAgggatacaaaaaaaaaaaactaggaaACAGGAAGCGAGAGGTGGCAAAACGACCTATTTTCTCATGAATAGGTCAGTCTGGGTTAAGATTAACTGCTAATGGGTCGAATAGGAAAATCAAACAAACTGGCTAGAAATGGAacatgtcaaatgggttgaactCTTTCGAAATGAAACTTGAATGCACAAAACATTATTTCAGAATATTATGAAGAGAAAGTGATCTGGGTCAACCCAATCCGCCTGATTTGACCCTACAAAATACTACTCATTTTGATATGTTACCCAACCCCATTGGACTTTTCTATATGATCTTATTTGACTTGCCTTCTAAATAAATCTGAGCTCGTCAAGCTCAGAATGGGTAAATAAATATTAGTTGGAGTTGGCTTAACATCATAGATACTTACTCCACGGAAAGGAAATTCATCTGCTTCAAGCATGTGTACAACTTGTCCCATCTTTGGGCGCTTACTTGCATCCATATCTATACACCGAAGGCACACCAACAATGCTCGTTTTAAAGCTCTTGGAGAAGGCCGTAATTCGATCTTTGGATCTAGCAACTCTTCTCCCCTACGACTTGCCACCATTCCTTTAAACCAGTCAACCAGGTTCATCTAGAAGACAACAAATGCACACAAAATTTTAACAACCCGGTGTTTCAGGTTTCTCTGGATTCTCATAGGTAAACAGCGGAGGTGGTGATATTAGCCCATTTAATACTCCCTACATCCCAATTTTATTATCCTCTTCAGTACAATTTTTTAGCTATAAATGATTGTTTTTCCTAACTTAGCCTTATATTAAGAATCAATTAAGACTTTCTATCAGCCAATTATTACATTAAATACATCTATCTTAATTCACGATTTTTGGAGTGAGTAATAGGTTAAACAACAAAAATCGATGTGGTGAGTAATAAATTAAACAGCACAAATCGATGTGGTTTAAATGGATCGAACATCTTCACCAAGTCAATAGTGAGCTAATATCTATCCTTACTAGTTACTACATTAGAAAGTATTTGAGGGAGGGTCTtaagttttgaattttttaagaaCTACGATATTACTTTATCCCTTTTCTATAAAATGGAAATAATTTTGGTTCTTATTTCAATCTTTAAATATTTCACCGACAAATTTAACCGCAAGCCAACCACCATCACCCCTAGCTACATGTACTAAACAATTTTTATAGATTTAATTTCTAAAATGACTTACACCAGTGGATTGtgaatatataaatttagtATGTTAAAAATGCTTATTATGTCTTAAATCATTATATCCAAAAgatataatctttttattttcttaatataGCTGTTGTTATCACATTTCATACACCAATTAGTATTCCTTGTTGCCGTTTTCTAGACTTTTTCTATTGCCATCCCAAGATTTTTAGGTAATGAAGTTCAAAGCCTGGTCTCTTTGAGACCTTTGGGATGCCTCTCCACTAGGCCCTCTAGAGATGTGAATGTGGGTGGCCTAACCTTACCTTTTTTAACTTGCACAAAAAACTGAATTATTACCGAAAACCATTtagacccattacccaaccctcCCAGCTCACCTATTTGTCACCTCTAGATTTAGCTAGTAGCCTAGTAGGTTGGTCATTCAGGTAGCCAAGCCACCCAAGCATTGCTTACCAACCAAGATGTATGTTATAAAGGAGATATAATATAACATTAACTAGAATTGTACCTCTCCAGGGGGTCGGGAATAATCAACTGGACTCCTTCCAGTTACTAATTCCATGAGCAGAACTCCAAAGCTATAAACATCACTTCCCTCATTAAGCATCCCTGTACTTGCATAGTCAGGCGACACATATCTGCATAGTACTAATGGTAAGAATTTTGTAATCGGGCTAGAATTTGGAAAGTAGAGGGGCAATGAGACTAACCCAAATGTCCCCATTACTCGTGTAGTCACGTAGCTTTTTTCAGAGTCCAGTAACTTGGCAAGTCCAAAATCAGCTACTTTTGCATTCCATTTTGTATCTAGGAGGATGTTGCTTGATTTAACATCACGGTGAACAACTTTTGGTTCCAATCCTTCATGTAAATATGCCAATCTAACCAGAAAGCCAAAGTAACTGTTAGTTTACCTTGCAAATCTGAATTGCAAGGTTTTTAGCTAAGAAGATTGGAACTAAATGCTTAGTATAACTTTGCAAGGAAAGTGATGAAAAAGAATACATGGGCAATTGAGCATACCCTTTTGCAGTCCCAACAGCAATCTTCATGCGTATGTCCCAAGTTAGTGGGCTGGTAGATCCCAAGTCTCCATGCAACCATTGTTCCAAATTTCCATTGTCAACTAACTCATACACAAGCAACCTGTGTGCAGGGTTGACACaaataatagaaatataaaaGCTGTAAAAAACAGGAATGCCTTGCAATGTTAAGCATTTTTTTGCCGACAAGAACATGTTTCACTTTTCGGATTTCACAATTTGAACCCGAAAGTGAACAAAACCAATATTACATATGAGGATATAATTATAATGTTATATAGAATATTCAATATTTAAGAAACACTAAAGCCTCAAAGTTCTTTGGTAGTTCCTGAAGTAACTGGTGCCTTTAGTTGGCAATGGGTCTTAGCCTCTTAGGCCACAATAGATAAATCTGAGAGGACAACTGGATCCCAGGTTCCTATGTGATATCTTTCTATTTTATATGCTACAAATTGCCAAACTAACATCTCACGATAAAACATTAGCTGGTATCATAAGGGATCTTGGAGCTTTTCCATATCATAAGATTGATACAAAGAAGGAATTATCACTTTGCCCAAAAAACAGACATCTACAACAACTAAAAAGTAGACACTTGCTTGGGAACATAAAACTGTGGAAAGATAAAAGGTTAGTAGTACTGATATGATGAAGCAGATATTGGAAGTAGAAGACATGGTATAGCATCAAGAAGTATGGAACAATATCCTGATTTGAATCGCATCTGGTTTACATTTGCCCTCTAGTTGATTCAAATTAATTGGAATGTGCTATTGGTATACTCTAAACGACAtagataactttaaatttttaaagtacATTGGTACTGGGAGCTATTAGCCTAAGAACAATGGTATAGTAAAACAGAAACTAGAACGCTTTTGCAGTATGCATTTTTGAATTTCACTATAGTCAACAAGTGAAAGCCAGGAGATTAAACTTGCAGGCACGGTTCTTAAAGTTATATTAGTCCAAATTGATCATCAATCGGATTTCTTTGCAGAAGGGATGTTTTTTCAGATATTCATCAACTGAGCACATTGATATTATTCCGCGGTTTGAATTTGGATGTTATTTAAATATATGAACAGTTGAACACAGTCGATAGAGTTTACTTAAAGCAATGTACAGCAAGAACTACCTCTTAGCACCTTCTGCACAAAATCCAATTAGACCGACGAGGTTCTTATGCCTTACTTTGCCAATAGCTTCGACCTCCACCTTGAATTCCTTCTCTGCCTGTCCCCTACACAATCAGAGGCTCTGCATCAATGTGTTTTTGACAAATAGCTTAAATGAAATATTAGTTCGTGTCAAATTAAGAAAGAAGGCTACTTGAATTTACTAAATATTATCTAAAATGTTCTATATATAAAGACATCTTAAGAGCAAGATTCTTGATTTGAACTTTATATAAAGGGGGTCAAGTGACACAGGTCAACATAAAAGTTCTACTGGCAATCAACATTCTTTTGAGTTGTCACATGACAATGCCAtcaagtatattttatttaaatcttTCAATATTATGTAGCCAAAAAGGCTGTTTAAGCGAGTTGGATAACAGATGCAGGCTTAAACTAATAACTTCTAATGCACATAGTAAATTCGTAACACataatatatagattgatatctAATAAACATGATTACAAAAACTATTGCATGAATGATAGGTATTTACTAGACAGGTTTTAAGCTTAAATGCATGTTGAATTACATTCTTGGAGTTGTTCTGTGCTATGTTTCCTAACTAAAGccttaaattaaatataactttaaaattatcaCATTTCAAAGTACCCAATAAGTTGAAGTTGATAAGCTCATAAGATATTAAAATAAGCCACTCCAAACATGTCAAACATCCTACAAGACGCTTCTTTGGGATGTAGACAAGTTTCAAATATTTGACATACTTTaatcaaaattaatgatatatatgtctAAATTGTAGGCATAAGACGTGTTTAATCGACTCATTTTGCAACACATTGATTAAACAGGGgcttttttttccaaaattttcaCCATCCGAATGACTCGATATCTTGATGTAGAGATGTACTTTAAGACATGTATGCATtatattaatttcaaaaataaataggTAGTTATTTCCAAGAGATTTCCTAGAGTTTAGATGGATTCTTCTAATCTGACATTTGATATTCACGAGGCAACTAGTTACTCTCACCTTAAAATGCTCCTAAAccaattattaaattaataaatcatatatttaccAAATTCAAATGTTGACACCGCCAATTAAGTGATGAGTAAGTAAAAGAGACATATTTCGATTGAATCACTTTCTTCCTTCTTGAAACAAGATATAGAGTAGTAGTAATAAATTAACCATTTACTTTTTCCTCTACCCACCTAAAATACTTAACCCGTTACGTCGGCAAACCACAGTAGATCTTAAATTTTCAAACATAACAACAAAATTtccaaaaaattattttaaactgaaaaaataaacaatcatttttcaaataaagaaaatgcAGGAAATCATTGATTTACTCTTTTCGAACATTTTACTATGTCCGAGAGACCAAACAATCTCAATGTGTCAAACCAAAGAGCACATAGCACTTAAAACGTAGTTTTTTCAACACGAATTTCTTTATGTGTTAAGACTCAAGACTGAATTTTTAGTCATATCAAATTAGTCAAAATTAATATACTAGATTATAGTCAAAAAAATAAgtaacaataaaataataaactgACCTATTATCCAAAAGGTTCTTGACCGCCACCGACGAACCATCTTGCAAAACACCTTTGTACACAACACCATAACCACCTTCACCGATCACATTTTCCGTCGCAAAACTATTCGTCGCTATTTCAATCTCCTTCATATTAAACCACCTTCCCCAACCACCACCAATACTACTATTTAAACTCTCGCCAACAGACACCGAAGACGACGACGCCACTTCACTCGAACCCGTACCCGAACCCAAACCCGTTTCATCACTATCCGTTTTACCACTAATGTCATCTACTTTTACGGCAATCATCTCTCGCGACTCATTTTGATAGTCACTACTACTGTCTAACTCAAACATGCTTAACAACGTTTTAGCGACCACTCGTTCGTCGTGTAATTGGGTTTGATTATTATTCACGGTTTTCGTGTGATCAACATTGATTGATGTCAAAGGTGACGTCGACGTTGTTGGAATGTGTTTTACGTGGACTCTGTTACGACGTCGTTTTGATTTATGTCTGTAGACTAAAAACAGAACAAGTAGTAACAGAACAGATGTTACGACGACAACTGTGATCAGTATAATGACGTGTAGTTTTTGACCAAGTATTGATGTTTTAGATTTCAGGATACTTACGCCGTCGTCGGTGGAGGTTGGTTTACCAGAAACTGACGTCATGGTTGTTTTTAATTCCGGCGAGATTGTGAGTgttatttctctttttttaagaggtgaaaatgaaagtgatgatactaatgatgatgaaaaagtttaaaaaatcactACTACCAGTGTGGGGTGGGATGGATGGTATTTATTGGGTTTGAAGGTTCAAGTTATTTACGGGAATGCCACTGGAGTGTAGTGGGATGGCCGGATGGAGAATGGAGAGTAGACAGAGGAGAATGCGTGGACTTGAAGGGAAATAGTAGTAGTCGGTGTTTTTGACTAGTGTTTGGATCttactttattcaatttttgaattccatttcatGATTGGTTTTCATTGCAAGGTCGTAGCTACATAGGGGCCGGGAGGGGCGCCCGAccctttgaatttttttttcgaTATAGGGatatattgttttcgtgtagaaaaattttgatatactcGATTTCGACTCCCCATCTtaattgtgaatttttttttatatactaagtAATAAAAttgatccattacattttacataagcCAACAAATATACTTAGCCCAAACTAAAACTCAttacttaaataaaaacttagccCACTGAATTCAAAGTTCTTAAAGGTCAAAAAACTGAACTCTAATTTTTTCAGTGAATCGAATTAGGTACCAACCGTTTGTCTCCTTTTTAATGTTTACTTGTCTTGGATAAATGTTTAGTTTTGTCgtgattgaaacttttttttttataataatagtatctaAGTTTTTACCCGACCTGAATCGAATCACTGACCCGAACATATTACCTGAAAAATaacgttagaaaaaaaaaaaatttagatcccgACCCCCCACTCAAAATTTTCTAGCTTCGCCACTGTTTCATTGTCATTTTTcgttttgtttcttattttctaTTGGAAactgatatatatttttaaaaaactttctaATACTCCTTACAATACAATCACAAtctttgataaaaagaaaaagggaaaaaaaaaggatgaaacaagaaaaaaaattataaattgttATTATCATATAGTcatgatataaaaaaacttttataaaattaaattatttttcttttttatcaattACATTCAGTGGTGGatcaaaaaaattgtttaacagGGGCACTAAGTAATAAAAGTGATAATAAAAGTGGGTTAGACAACGATTCAAAATAAATTCGGatcttttatgtttaattttgcaTTACTTTTCAATGAATTATGAAGAATAACACTAGAGTATTATTAATTCAAATAATACAAAGACAAGTATACTGTTTCATTTAGTTACACAAAACTAATCAATACTATGGAATACCATATTAGAATagatataaaaaacatatttaatgaaaatatatagtaaaaatttaataaagctaaaaaaatatataaaatataatggtTGTTGCATAAAATTGAGGGACTTAACCCCTAATCCTACATTGCATCCGCCAATGATTACTTTGTATTATACTTACATTGAAAATCAACTAATTTCCACGATcaataactttatatttttaaaacagtTTTGTGTTTCATACAAAAGCTAATTTCTTTTGAAATAATacctataaataaaaattaggaaTGTTTTTTCACGGTTTATAAACATTTGTCAGATGATTAATTTGTGTCCCAATGGCATTACAAACAAttacataatataattatatttattatttaatttgttataatcATTTATCTACTAGATAGGCATTGCTTTCTACCATAAGGTTGGACGTAGTACTGGGGGAAAAGATAAGTATCGGTCCGGTACCTAATTGAACACTACCTTGTGGTACCGGTACCTAATGAGCGGGGAGAAGGGTGGGAAGGGCGGTTACCGGGTATATCTCCACCCTTatgttctttcttcttcttatctttttttttttttttttttttttttttttttttgtcctttGTCACTATTTGAGTTTAGAGGGACGCGAAGGTGCAGGAAAGTATTCCTTATAATTAGGGAACGGATAAGGAGGGCAAGGGAGGTACTCTCCTCACCCTAATAATTCACTTCACCAAATAATTACGTaatatttttaatcatataatatattttacacaaatatataataatttaaatttcaCTACTACATATAAAATGATTTGCGAAGTAAAATAAGACACCAACGTCGTTCGTCACAGACCACAATATGT
The sequence above is drawn from the Erigeron canadensis isolate Cc75 chromosome 4, C_canadensis_v1, whole genome shotgun sequence genome and encodes:
- the LOC122598050 gene encoding probable receptor-like serine/threonine-protein kinase At4g34500 — its product is MTSVSGKPTSTDDGVSILKSKTSILGQKLHVIILITVVVVTSVLLLLVLFLVYRHKSKRRRNRVHVKHIPTTSTSPLTSINVDHTKTVNNNQTQLHDERVVAKTLLSMFELDSSSDYQNESREMIAVKVDDISGKTDSDETGLGSGTGSSEVASSSSVSVGESLNSSIGGGWGRWFNMKEIEIATNSFATENVIGEGGYGVVYKGVLQDGSSVAVKNLLDNRGQAEKEFKVEVEAIGKVRHKNLVGLIGFCAEGAKRLLVYELVDNGNLEQWLHGDLGSTSPLTWDIRMKIAVGTAKGLAYLHEGLEPKVVHRDVKSSNILLDTKWNAKVADFGLAKLLDSEKSYVTTRVMGTFGYVSPDYASTGMLNEGSDVYSFGVLLMELVTGRSPVDYSRPPGEMNLVDWFKGMVASRRGEELLDPKIELRPSPRALKRALLVCLRCIDMDASKRPKMGQVVHMLEADEFPFRGESRQPRDSFIPRPVAPAVTKVPFPIAGDKQR